One window of the Benincasa hispida cultivar B227 chromosome 3, ASM972705v1, whole genome shotgun sequence genome contains the following:
- the LOC120073366 gene encoding aspartate aminotransferase, mitochondrial-like gives MLHTPSASTSTSTSTVVFLLRTIVMWRSFVLTRRCISTSTSKALSLGWFDHVKPAPKDPIIGITEAFLADPSPNKINLGVGAYRDDEGKPVVLQCVRDAESKIAGSEFLESISAAASSRFVEESVKLIYGKDSDVIKERRFAGLQALSGTGACRLFAEFQRHFHPDVPIFLPEPTWSNHHNIWRDAQVPVRTYRYYHPDSKGLNFGAFMDDIKNAPEGSFFLLHPCAHNPTGVDPTDGQWREISNQLMVKHHFPFFDMAYQGFASGDLEEDAKAIRLFLEDGHIVGCAQSFAKNMGLYGHRVGCLSVLGKDQKQAMIVRSQLQRLARAMYSSPPIHGVLLVSTILSDPRLKAEWIEELKVMADRIRSMRASLFDNLEKLNSPLNWDHIVKQVGMFCYSGLNCEQIDQLARDFHIYMTRDGRMSMAGVTTRNVSYLAEAMHQVSSYDPESLKVSNASF, from the exons ATGCTACACACGCCTTCAGCTTCAACTTCAACTTCAACTTCAACGGTGGTATTTCTTCTTCGAACGATTGTAATGTGGAGGAGTTTCGTACTGACGAGAAGATGCATTTCAACTTCAACTTCGAAAGCTCTTAGTCTCGGATGGTTCGATCATGTGAAACCGGCTCCGAAGGATCCAATCATCGGAATTACGGAGGCTTTCTTGGCCGATCCGAGCCCTAACAAAATCAACCTTGGAGTG GGAGCTTATCGCGACGACGAGGGGAAACCGGTTGTGCTTCAATGTGTTAGGGATGCTGAATCGAAAATTGCTGGGAGCGAGTTCTT AGAGTCAATTTCTGCTGCGGCGAGTTCAAGATTTGTGGAGGAGAGTGTTAAGTTGATTTATGGAAAGGATTCAGATGTTATAAAGGAAAGGAGATTTGCTGGACTTCAGGCACTGTCCGGGACTGGAGCATGCCGATTGTTTGCTGAATTTCAGAGGCATTTCCATCCCGATGTTCCAATTTTCTTGCCTGAGCCAACCTGGTCTAA CCACCATAACATTTGGAGAGATGCCCAAGTGCCAGTGAGAACCTACCGCTACTATCATCCAGATTCAAAGGGTTTAAATTTTGGAGCATTCATGGATGATATCAAG AATGCCCCAGAAGGTTCATTCTTTCTGCTCCATCCCTGTGCCCACAACCCAACTGGCGTCGACCCAACGGATGGACAATGGCGAGAAATTTCAAATCAGTTGATG GTGAAACATCACTTTCCCTTCTTTGACATGGCGTATCAAGGTTTTGCCAGTGGAGATCTTGAAGAGGATGCCAAAGCTATACGGCTATTTCTTGAAGATGGACATATAGTGGGATGTGCTCAATCCTTTGCGAAGAATATGGGTTTATACGGACACAGGGTCGGTTGTCTAAG TGTTCTTGGCAAAGATCAAAAGCAAGCCATGATAGTAAGATCTCAGCTTCAGCGACTGGCCAGGGCAATGTATAGCAGCCCTCCCATTCATGGTGTGTTATTAGTCTCAACAATCTTGAGCGATCCACGTCTGAAGGCTGAATGGATTGAAGAACTGAAG GTCATGGCCGATCGCATTCGATCTATGAGAGCTAGTTTATTTGATAATCTTGAGAAATTGAACTCTCCTCTCAATTGGGACCACATAGTCAAGCAG GTTGGAATGTTTTGCTATTCTGGATTGAACTGTGAGCAGATTGATCAGCTGGCGAGagattttcatatatatatgacCAGGGATGGACGTATGAG CATGGCGGGTGTGACGACGAGAAATGTAAGCTATTTAGCGGAAGCAATGCATCAAGTCAGTAGTTATGATCCAGAGTCTTTAAAGGtctccaatgcaagtttctaa
- the LOC120074022 gene encoding uncharacterized protein LOC120074022 → MGSRERKKAAASSHHKSKEFRASTSSSAMVNVESLERGFLINVFLERNSPGLLVRILEAFEKLGLEVLDANVSCSDCFQLQAVGEENEGTKIIKAQVVKNAVKQAIKEWSESNGQA, encoded by the exons ATGGGTTCAAGAGAGCGAAAGAAAGCAGCAGCTTCTTCTCATCACAAGTCAAAAGAATTTCGTGCATCCACAAGCTCTAGTGCA ATGGTGAATGTGGAGAGTCTAGAGAGGGGTTTTCTTATAAACGTATTTTTGGAAAGAAATTCACCTGGATTGTTGGTTCGAATTCTAGAAGCCTTTGAGAAATTAGGACTCGAAGTCCTCGACGCTAATGTGTCTTGTTCCGATTGTTTCCAACTCCAAGCTGTTGGAGAAGAG AATGAAGGGACAAAAATCATAAAGGCCCAAGTGGTGAAAAATGCAGTAAAGCAAGCAATCAAGGAATGGAGTGAAAGTAATGGGCAAGcatga